In Planctomycetota bacterium, one genomic interval encodes:
- a CDS encoding PDGLE domain-containing protein yields MNAYNRKTFVVGILIALAIAGVVSYFASGEPDGLEKTQEELGSAEPVHKGVEPPPSVFEEYRLAWLGEGFWGNAVAGVAGSLLVLGVVLAAGHLLKRRGRRAATRDAA; encoded by the coding sequence CGTTTGTCGTCGGAATCCTTATCGCGTTGGCTATCGCAGGCGTGGTGTCGTATTTCGCGTCGGGTGAGCCGGACGGCCTGGAAAAAACCCAGGAAGAGTTGGGGTCGGCGGAGCCCGTTCACAAGGGCGTCGAGCCGCCGCCCAGCGTTTTCGAGGAATATCGCCTCGCCTGGCTGGGCGAAGGGTTCTGGGGGAATGCCGTCGCCGGCGTCGCCGGCAGCCTGCTGGTCCTCGGGGTGGTCCTTGCCGCCGGCCATCTCCTGAAGCGACGCGGACGCCGAGCGGCAACGAGGGATGCGGCCTAA